In the genome of Pangasianodon hypophthalmus isolate fPanHyp1 chromosome 23, fPanHyp1.pri, whole genome shotgun sequence, one region contains:
- the slc39a4 gene encoding zinc transporter ZIP4, which translates to MLSVRVMLLFCLALLAVCRAAPEDVYMKVVRLLSPGEDYLSETALHSFFKLLEKRVQCAGVSCGKCLSEESVGQLVSNYSSSSGLQVEGFFRLAAGCSLLLSSPSNTCMAITEGRWEQETRLFIHTLLDHSEHSLDELLHDIEEHYLPEHHNEHCVTLNDILIESEVTLPDGDHHHSDPHTDLHTVLGVIIYHVLLGDCITPHSLPAEDFFLDYIFNQFGPDNITVQDLDRLMKALNLGENKGNDHEHDHEHDHSHEAHNEDMRLVQHDEESLRQSRNEPRASNNSWDTVCFHAEELLKIYQLNSSGLDRDQFTRLSPALIQQLLSNACTETKPQTVVPDSLSTAERYVYATLANMVICLVAMFGIVVLLCTSCSGLFQMCIQFCISLAVGSLTGDALLHLLPMFLGIHEHSDGASEHAHDTTYIFKLLVLLGGIYYFYLMETIFSIITYKNKHSHHHDDEEPHHCDHGKVLQMYQREKKSKLSTSQADLVDGDKKSSPEAEAASHTREQRLLPYMITIGDGIHNFADGLAIGAAFSLSWRSGLATSLAVLCHELPHELGDFAVLLHCGVSVKKALLLNVGSALTSFIGLYIALSISTDSAAKEWIAAVTAGLFLYVGLTDMLPTMIHVDSKRPWMIFLLQNLGLLSGWGILLLLSLYEDKIGI; encoded by the exons ATGCTAAGCGTGAGGgttatgttgttattttgtctCGCTTTGCTCGCTGTTTGTCGAGCCGCTCCGGAGGACGTGTACATGAAGGTGGTTCGCTTGCTGTCTCCTGGGGAAGACTACCTGAGTGAAACCGCGCTTCACTCCTTTTTCAAACTTCTGGAGAAACGTGTGCAGTGTGCCGGCGTGTCGTGTGGAAAG tgcctGTCGGAGGAGAGTGTAGGGCAGCTGGTGAgtaactactccagctccagtGGTTTGCAGGTGGAGGGTTTCTTCAGGTTGGCTGCTGGATGCTCTCTGCTGCTCAGCTCTCCCTCAAACACCTGCATGGCCATCACAGAGGGACGCTGGGAACAGGAGACAAGACTCTTCATCCACACACTGTTGGACCACAGTGAGCACAGCCTGGATGAGCTCTTACATGATATCGAAGAGCATTATCTACCTGAACATCACAATGAG CACTGCGTCACTCTGAACGACATCCTGATAGAGAGCGAAGTGACTCTGCCTGATGGAGACCATCATCATAGTGACCCTCACACTGACCTCCATACTGTGTTGGGTGTTATAATCTACCACGTCTTACTGGGAGACTGCATCACCCCTCACAGCCTTCCTGCAGAGGACTTCTTCCTGGATTACATATTCAACCAGTTTGGCCCAGACAACATCACTGTTCAAG ACCTCGACAGGTTGATGAAAGCTCTGAACCTGGGAGAGAATAAGGGTAATGACCATGAGCATGACCACGAGCATGACCACAGCCACGAGGCCCATAATGAAGACATGAGACTCGTCCAACATGATGAAGAGAGCCTCAGGCAGAGTCGCAATGAGCCTCGGGCCTCCAACAACAGCTGGGACACG GTCTGTTTCCATGCTGAGGAGTTGTTGAAGATCTACCAGTTGAACAGCTCAGGACTGGACAGAGATCAGTTCACTCGGCTGAGCCCAGCTCTGATCCAGCAGCTCCTTAGTAATGCCTGTACAGAGACCAAACCACAGACGGTGGTGCCCGACTCCCTCAGCACCGCAGAGC GATATGTGTATGCTACCCTGGCCAACATGGTGATCTGTCTGGTTGCCATGTTCGGCATCGTGGTGCTGCTGTGTACGTCCTGCAGCGGCCTGTTCCAAATGTGTATTCAGTTCTGCATCAGTCTCGCTGTGGGCTCGCTGACGGGTGACGCGCTGCTCCACCTCCTTCCCATG ttcTTGGGGATACATGAGCACAGCGATGGAGCAAGTGAACACGCACATGACACTACGTACATCTTTAAACTGCTGGTGCTTTTGGGAGGGATCTATTACTTCTACCTGATGGAGACCATCTTCTCAATCATCacttacaaaaacaaacactctCATCACCAT GATGACGAAGAGCCACACCACTGTGACCATGGTAAAGTCCTGCAGATGtaccagagagagaaaaagagcaaactCTCCACATCACAAGCAGATTTG GTAGATGGGGATAAAAAGTCCTCCCCAGAAGCAGAAGCAGCCTCTCACACAAGAG AGCAGCGCCTGCTTCCATATATGATTACAATCGGCGATGGCATTCATAACTTTGCAGACGGCCTGGCCATCGGCGCCGCCTTTTCACTCTCCTGGCGCTCAGGATTGGCTACGTCTCTGGCTGTGCTCTGCCATGAATTGCCACATGAGCTGG GTGATTTTGCTGTGCTGCTGCACTGCGGCGTGTCGGTGAAGAAAGCTCTGCTGTTAAACGTGGGCAGCGCTCTGACCTCTTTTATTGGTCTCTACATCGCTCTCTCGATCTCCACCGACTCTGCAGCCAAAGAGTGGATAGCAGCAGTCACAGCAGGCCTCTTCCTCTACGTGGGACTCACAGATATG CTTCCCACCATGATCCACGTGGACAGCAAGAGGCCATGGATGATATTTTTGCTGCAGAATCTGGGTTTGCTTTCTGGCTGGGGCATCCtactgcttctctctctttacGAGGACAAGATAGGCATCTAG
- the recql4 gene encoding ATP-dependent DNA helicase Q4, protein MERYNDLKILLKQWEHSFVQKYNRKPNKDDIAAAPEDTKKLYKEYRMLKEAKEKTTSENKDHIQKQEVQSPATGDCWGAHLNRKNLPAAAPKLTSTDKETLQASAHYFGMKLKSNLINSVSKDRSFSLKKAVTPRRTPGKNWKDGGTASTAPEDVTTLSPKPANTSPALFSPPAQAGSTECEDEPSDPFPSFTSSKLSSPSTKTPNKSLEKAQFLRQSMTKRLSCVDRGWLERCQVFSEERDEHKPVAGNLDLPEKDRIGQSSARSEKVAAENGVSTDSASPQDESQMCIEKFPVDVDHSSGTTDRKVKLDRVPEGQDGIDKSSPSLETKKQTKKHRSRKAQDSEGPDYEPKTVRKKGRKRQRETEEGEEQAGQTESVPKKRRTKKEDSAEEKPVKKGRKKKGGGAEDEESTAETKGPQKSKMPQENLLGEVDEEDVRAASSRKKNPIRSRVTKNTDGNFVKINLKKKSHVKGFALRGAALRKQMYMQKFQLKGERFGGGGGRGRGRFGGFNRQGDLCYKCGGTGHWARDCRGAALAPGVGGASQKDMAPEEEEEEPFELPTLEEVARATGTLRSEPIAVPLNVGDEADEKEDDRGEEILLNVMRPDYERPAPPPPMEPLYSPREDGKVQEVPPEVYQALRDFGYKSFRPGQETAIMRILSGLSTLVVLSTGMGKSLCYQLPAYLYAQRSKCITLVVSPLVSLMDDQLSGIPPNLKAACIHSNMSQKQRETAVEKVKAGQVHVLLLSPEALVGGGHSGSGCLPTADQLPPVAFACIDEAHCVSEWSHNFRPCYLRLCKVLRDRLGVRCLLGLTATATLSTALDIAHHLGISDREGIAVRSAAVPHNLQLSVSMDRDKDQALVSLLKGERFGALESIIVYCTRREETSRIAALVRTCLQGVMLRESSRPVKEDEEDNPVGKKKKALARKKIRKPLKWIAEAYHAGMSASERRRVQNNFMCGELRVVVATVAFGMGLDKSDVRGIIHYNMPKSFESYVQEIGRAGRDGEPAHCHLFLDPEGGDLHELRRHIYADTVDYFTVKRLVQKVFPPCKCRRIHQQQELAQAMEVDDAELMELMDHCEASGDNQHEQRDAATPTHVQQTEPEQTEIMQKNLPQSESSQEWNKPTTQVTEGESEGSITEHGVDEKSQEGQKDESEKEGGSKNGSEMQEESEGSVWGQRVCHTHERAVPMQDTVDELDITEEGLETLLCYLELHPQRWVELMHPTLSVCRVVCYGGPRELRKLTKVCAPVAVVLARKRLAGEKVEDCDSLEFDVVELADTMGWQLPLVKRGLRQLQWGGSFGGSGRSGIHVEFSTLSFYFRAYGDLTAEELDEVCAFLYGRVQTQERTQLYQLKASFKAFRSVAYRNCSFCMDELDEARSLRLKELLADYFEKRRDLDMSKYEEEQDDEDETFSKFKLKDWEEQIRADVRGFLASRSDEKFSGRAVARIFHGIGSPCYPAQTYGRDRRYWRKYLQFDFNEIIRLATQEIIRTR, encoded by the exons gatGATATTGCTGCTGCTCCAGAAGACACGAAAA AACTTTATAAAGAGTACCGCATGCTCAAAGAGGCGAAAGAGAAGACCACGAGTGAGAACAAGGATCACATACAAAAGCAGGAAGTCCAGTCTCCAGCCACTGGC GACTGTTGGGGTGCTCATCTTAATCGTAAAAACCTGCCTGCAGCAGCACCCAAACTCACTTCGACAGACAAGGAGACTTTACAAGCCTCTGCCCATTACTTTGGTATGAAGTTGAAGTCTAATCTCATCAACTCTGTATCGAAG GATCGATCATTTTCTCTGAAGAAAGCTGTCACCCCTCGCCGGACTCCAGGAAAGAACTGGAAAGACGGTGGAACAGCTAGCACAGCACCCGAGGACGTGACGACACTTTCCCCAAAACCTGCTAATACGAGTCCAGCGCTGTTCAGTCCTCCAGCTCAGGCAGGAAGCACTGAGTGCGAGGACGAACCCTCGGATCCCTTTCCGTCATTCACTTCTTCTAAACTGTCCTCACCAAGCACAAAGACTCCAAATAAGAGCCTGGAGAAAGCCCAGTTCCTCAGGCAGTCCATGACCAAGAGGCTATCGTGTGTGGACAGAGGCTGGCTGGAGCGCTGTCAGGTCTTCAGTGAGGAGAGAGACGAGCACAAACCGGTCGCGGGTAATTTAGACCTGCCGGAAAAAGACAGGATTGGTCAAAGTAGTGCTAGAAGTGAAAAAGTTGCTGCAGAGAACGGCGTGTCCACAGACTCGGCGTCACCACAGGATGAGTCTCAGATGTGCATTGAGAAATTTCCGGTAGATGTTGATCACAGTTCAGGCACCACTGATAGAAAAGTGAAGCTAGATCGTGTTCCAGAGGGTCAGGACGGGATTGACAAATCCAGTCCTTCTTTAGAAACTAAAAAACAAACGAAAAAACACAGATCAAGGAAAGCTCAAGACTCTGAAGGTCCAGATTATGAGCCGAAGACTGTAAGGAAAAAGGGACGGAAAAGGcagagagaaactgaagaagGAGAAGAGCAAGCAGGACAAACCGAAAGTGTACCAAAGAAACGCAGGACCAAGAAAGAGGACTCTGCGGAGGAGAAGCCTGTTAAAAAAGGACggaaaaagaaaggaggaggagctgAGGATGAAGAAAGCACTGCTGAGACTAAAGGACCTCAGAAATCAAAGATGCCTCAGGAGAACCTTCTAGGAGAAGTGGATGAGGAGGACGTGAGAGCGGCATCATCCAGGAAGAAGAACCCAATCAGAAGCAG GGTGACCAAAAACACAGACGGAAACTTTGTGAAAATCAACCTGAAGAAGAAATCCCACGTTAAAGGGTTTGCCCTGAGGGGTGCTGCTCTCCGCAAGCAG ATGTACATGCAGAAGTTCCAGCTGAAGGGTGAGAGGTTTGGTGGAGGCGGTGGGCGGGGCAGAGGCAGATTCGGGGGCTTTAACCGACAGGGAGACCTCTGCTATAAATGTGGTGGTACAGGACACTGGGCACGAGACTGTCGTGGAGCAG CTCTGGCTCCTGGTGTGGGAGGGGCGTCACAGAAGGACATGGCcccggaggaggaggaagaggagccGTTCGAGCTGCCCACCTTAGAGGAAGTAGCCAGAGCAACAGGAACTCTCCGCTCTGAGCCTATTG CGGTGCCCTTGAATGTTGGAGATGAGGCAGATGAGAAAGAAGACGACAGAGGAGAGGAAATCCTGCTAAATGTTATGAGACCAGACTACGAGCGTCCCGCTCCTCCTCCACCCATGGAGCCTCTGTACAGTCCCCGAGAGGACGGCAAAGTGCAGG AAGTTCCTCCTGAGGTGTACCAGGCTCTCCGTGACTTTGGATACAAGTCCTTTAGGCCCGGCCAAGAGACGGCCATCATGAGAAtcctctcag GTTTATCTACCCTTGTGGTTCTGTCCACTGGCATGGGCAAATCTCTGTGCTACCAGCTCCCTGCCTACCTCTACGCACAAAGGTCAAAGTGCATAACCCTGGTTGTGTCACCTTTGGTATCGCTAATGGATGACCAG CTCTCTGGGATTCCTCCTAACCTGAAAGCAGCGTGTATCCACTCCAACATGTctcagaaacagagagagaccgCTGTTGAAAAG GTGAAAGCAGGTCAAGTGCATGTTTTACTGCTGTCTCCAGAGGCTCTGGTTGGTGGAGGTCACTCTGGCTCCGGTTGTCTCCCCACTGCTGATCAGCTCCCCCCTGTGGCCTTTGCCTGTATTGATGAAGCTCACTGTGTGTCCGAGTGGTCACACAACTTCAGGCCATGCTACCTCAGACTGTGTAAG gtgctgaGGGATCGTCTGGGTGTACGTTGTTTGCTGGGTCTGACAGCCACTGCCACCCTGTCCACTGCCCTGGACATTGCTCATCACCTGGGCATTAGTGATCGGGAGGGCATCGCTGTCCGCTCGGCTGCTGTTCCACACAACCTCCAGCTCTCTGTGTCCATGGACAGAGACAAAGACCAG GCTCTGGTGTCCTTGCTGAAGGGAGAACGTTTTGGTGCACTGGAGTCCATTATAGTGTACTGCACCAGACGAGAGGAGACGAGCCGCATTGCTGCACTGGTGCGCACCTGTCTGCAGGGTGTGATGCTGAGAGAGTCCTCACGGCCTGTCAAAGAGGACGAGGAGGATAATCCTGTGggcaagaagaagaaagcttTGG CCAGGAAGAAGATCCGGAAGCCGCTGAAGTGGATCGCTGAAGCGTACCACGCGGGCATGTCAGCCTCAGAGCGGCGGCGTGTGCAGAATAACTTCATGTGTGGCGAGCTGCGGGTGGTGGTGGCCACTGTGGCGTTTGGGATGGGCCTGGACAAGTCAGATGTGCGTGGTATCATACACTACAATATGCCCAAGAGCTTCGAGAGCTACGTGCAGGAGATTGGACGAGCCGGGCGAGACGGAGAACCCGCACACTGTCACCTGTTCCTGGATCCAGAA GGTGGAGATCTGCACGAGTTGCGCAGACACATCTATGCAGACACTGTGGACTACTTCACTGTCAAGAGGCTGGTGCAGAAAGTTTTCCCTCCGTGTAAGTGCAGGCGCATCCATCAGCAACAGGAATTGGCCCAG GCCATGGAGGTGGATGATGCCGAGCTGATGGAGCTGATGGATCACTGTGAAGCTTCTGGAGACAACCAACATGAGCAGCGAGACGCTGCAACACCCACCCACGTCCAACAAACAGAACCAGAGCAGACTGAAATCATGCAAAAGAACCTACCCCAGTCAGAAAGCTCTCAGGAGTGGAACAAACCAACAACGCAGGTAACAGAGGGAGAATCGGAAGGTTCCATTACTGAGCATGGGGTAGACGAGAAGTCACAGGAGGGACAAAAAGATGAGAGtgagaaggagggaggaagtAAAAATGGTTCAGAGATGCAAGAAGAGAGTGAAGGCAGTGTATGGGGCCAGCGTGTGTGTCACACCCACGAGAGAGCGGTTCCAATGCAGGATACGGTGGATGAACTGGATATCACAGAGGAGG GTTTGGAGACTTTGCTGTGTTACCTGGAGCTCCACCCTCAGCGCTGGGTGGAGCTGATGCACCCGACGCTCTCAGTATGTCGCGTGGTGTGTTATGGAGGACCTCGGGAACTCCGCAAGCTCACCAAAGT GTGCGCTCCTGTGGCGGTGGTCCTGGCGAGGAAGCGTCTGGCTGGCGAGAAGGTGGAGGACTGTGACTCTCTGGAGTTTGACGTGGTGGAGTTGGCAGACACTATGGGCTGGCAGCTGCCGCTGGTCAAGAGGGGACTGAGACAGCTGCAGTGGGGTG gttctTTTGGAGGCTCGGGTCGGAGCGGTATCCATGTGGAGTTCTCTACTCTCTCCTTCTACTTCCGCGCCTATGGAGACCTGACGGCTGAGGAACTGGACGAGGTGTGTGCGTTTCTGTACGGCAGGGTCCAGACGCAGGAGAGGACGCAGCTCTATCAGCTAAAAGCCTCCTTTAAAGCCTTCCGCAG TGTTGCGTATCGGAACTGTAGCTTCTGCATGGATGAGCTGGATGAAGCCAGGAGCCTGAGGCTGAAGGAGCTTTTGGCTGATTATTTTGAGAAGAGGCGAGACCTGGACATGAGCAAGTATGAGGAGGAGCAGGACGACGAGGATGAGACCTTCAGCAAGTTTAAG CTGAAGGACTGGGAGGAGCAGATCCGCGCTGATGTGAGGGGTTTCCTGGCCAGCCGGAGTGATGAAAAGTTCTCAGGCCGTGCCGTGGCAAGGATTTTCCATGGGATTG GAAGCCCGTGTTATCCGGCGCAGACGTACGGCCGAGACCGACGTTACTGGCGAAAATATCTCCAATTTGACTTCAATGAGATCATCCGCTTAGCCACTCAGGAGATTATTAGAACAAGGTAA